A section of the Pseudophryne corroboree isolate aPseCor3 chromosome 11, aPseCor3.hap2, whole genome shotgun sequence genome encodes:
- the LOC134969853 gene encoding uncharacterized protein LOC134969853, which produces MADVDQQEQDQQATITLQLTPVDPSQPIQLQDIPQASISPQLAQAPPPTQIPDDFWASWTSQQAQSNASLTAHTQHLASLPHHLPRISRNSGRLIVQVGRMATSMEQIRADNSQMLAHLSRIIDEQQRHQQALVQLIQHNQVVNESLSRIVASHTATNTQLIASINNLSSNITLMGAHQVTSSSGTTTPIQTPVTSPVRRSSRARASEPAQSTAPSTHKRKK; this is translated from the coding sequence atggccgacgtggaccagcaggaacaagaccaacaggcaaccatcacactgcaacttacacctgttgacccaagccagccaatacagctgcaggatatcccccaagcctccatcagtccacaactggcacaagctccgcccccaacccaaataccagatgacttttgggccagttggacaagccaacaggcccaaagcaatgccagcctgaccgcacatacacaacaccttgccagtctgccccatcatctaccgcgcattagtcgcaactcgggcagactgattgtacaagtagggcgaatggcaacctcaatggagcaaataagggctgacaacagccaaatgcttgctcatttatcgcgcatcatagatgagcaacagcgccatcagcaggcactcgttcagctcattcagcacaaccaggttgtgaatgagtccttatcccggattgtagccagccacactgcaaccaacactcaactgattgcaagcattaataatttgagcagcaatattacattgatgggagctcaccaagtaacctccagctcggggaccacgacccctatccaaacgccagtaacctcccctgttcggcgttcctccagagcacgtgccagtgagccagcacaaagcacagcacccagcacacacaagcggaaaaaataa